The Tenebrio molitor chromosome 3, icTenMoli1.1, whole genome shotgun sequence genome contains a region encoding:
- the LOC138125274 gene encoding lipase 3-like, which produces MHSYQLLHFGSSLKIRIMLLLILLISVLSVSSESKKHVPSKIACTKLYSYPFKRWSGNCYINQNVMSTTPEMIRNNGYKVESYEVTTSDGYILTLFRIPPADSDNRKGKQPVFMLHGIATDSSVWVDVENRSLAFQLADQGYDIWLGNNRGTRYSLKHQHYSSSDFDYWNYNWNDLSEHDMRASLQKVANVTDKAGAIIYVGHSRGTALMFMFASEFPKEANQLIKGTIFLCPVAYLDLVWYMQASMRPLLLIAKLLKQFKVSSVFGNIEFTARFLQHFCTVFPYLCRWGINLATGKTNQFLADDLLTYYSNFPLGIAVNELIQIIQYALSGNFQKFDYGTDANVEKYGQERPPQYDLNRFTLPTFFFYGKRDSFLSAKSVTKILKELGSSEKSMVLVPKNVTEEKYQFNHIDFLFSKFVKELFYKDMFLAVEKLTTM; this is translated from the exons ATGCATAGTTATCAACTGCTGCATTTCGGTTCATCATTAAAAATCCGCATAATGTTGCTACTCATTCTACTAATAAGTGTTCTTTCAGTTTCAAGTGAGAGTAAAAAGCATGTTCCATCTAAAATTGCTTGCACCAAGCTGTACAGTTATCCTTTCAAGCGATGGAGTGGTAATTGTTATATCAATCAAAACGTGATGAGTACCACg CCAGAAATGATTCGAAACAACGGTTACAAAGTCGAGAGTTATGAAGTTACAACTTCTGATGGATATATTTTAACGCTCTTCAGAATACCACCAGCAGACAGTGATAACAGAAAGGGAAAGCAACCGGTTTTTATGCTGCATGGTATTGCAACGGACTCTTCTGTTTGGGTCGATGTTGAAAACAGATCACTAG CTTTCCAGTTAGCCGATCAAGGATACGACATTTGGTTGGGAAACAACAGAGGAACCAGATACTCCCTCAAGCACCAACATTATAGTTCTTCCGATTTTGATTACTGGAATTACAA TTGGAACGATCTATCTGAACACGATATGAGAGCATCTTTGCAAAAAGTTGCAAACGTTACAGACAAAGCAGGAGCCATTATTTACGTCGGCCACTCTAGAGGGACCGCTCTAATGTTCATGTTTGCTTCAGAATTTCCAAAAGAAGCTAACCAACTGATTAAAGGAACGATATTTCTTTGTCCTGTTGCATATCTAGATCTGGTCTGGTACATGCAAGCTTCGATGCGTCCTCTTTTGCTAATTGCT aaattACTGAAACAATTTAAAGTATCATCGGTATTTGGTAACATCGAGTTTACTGCCCGGTTTCTGCAACACTTTTGCACAGTTTTCCCTTATCTGTGCAGATGGGGTATAAATCTTGCGACTGGAAAGACCAATCAATTTTTGGCG GATGATTTGTTGACTTATTATAGCAATTTTCCTTTGGGCATTGCGGTGAATGAGCTTATACAAATTATCCAGTATGCGCTTTCAGGAAACTTTCAAAAGTTCGACTATGGGACGGATGCAAACGTGGAGAAATATGGACAAGAGAGACCACCTCAATACGATTTGAATAGGTTTACGCTTCCGACTTTCTTTTTTTACGGAAAGCGTGATTCTTTTCTCAGCGCAAAG AGCGTCACTAAAATATTGAAGGAACTTGGGAGCTCAGAAAAAAGTATGGTCTTGGTGCCTAAAAATGTCACAGAGGAGAAATATCAATTCAACCATATCGATTTCTTGTtctcaaaatttgtaaaggaATTATTCTACAAGGATATGTTTTTAGCTGTAGAAAAGTTAACCACGATGTAA